tttgttttttttttttaaaaaaaaaaaacagtattccACACTGTTTAACAAGGGAGGAAAGTTCTGACTTTCCTGTCTGAATCCTTTTGGTCCAAGGGCAATGACACGCCTTCTCCTGACCTCATCAAGTCTAAATGCAGGTGTCCCGAGTGTGCAGGGTTGGCCTTTGCCAACCAGCTGGGCTGTGAGCACTTTTCCAAGAGATCCAGGAGCTAGGGGCAGAGCTGATGGGCGCTGTGCAGCTGCAGCTGACAGCATGCGGACCAGGCTTTTGGAGATGGCATTGAGGTAGACAGGCAAAAGTCATTCCAGCTGCTTCTCTTggagagagcaagcgagagccGGGAAAGGCTAGTTCCCTAACAGGAAGCAGGAACCTGCACGGAGAGTTGTCAGCCCAGCGGTCCTGTCCAGACCATACTGCCTGAGTGTGCAGGATTATAGGAAGCAGACTCCAGGAAACCTCTTTCTCGGGCTTTCTCTTGTCATCCTTAGCCTTCACATCACCTTGGCATCTTCTGTGTAGAAGATGCGTGGGGCCTCCCAGCCAATACTGGCCTTCAGTTCCAGCTTGTAGCCCAACCACCGCTTGTGCATTTGGCCTGGCCTGTATTTTCCACGTGTGTTGTCCTGGCCAATTTCCGCCATCAGTAAAGTTCTTTTCATCGAATCATAAATCAATAGTGggaacaaacacacaaaacaaaacccacacagTTCAAGTTCATGAATTTGTGTTGGACGGGAGCGAAGGGAAGGAAAGTTGAttcaaatttggaaaacattgaATTAACTAAACATTTGTTGATTGACTCCTGGGTTCTGCTCTGTGCTAGGAGGTGGGGATGCTGTAGTTGTCCCTTTGAAAAGGACTGCCCTTAGGCCATTAAATAAAAGGTCCCTTTCTCTGAGGTCAACCTGACTTCTACTCTAAGTGGGGACATTTCTGGACCTGACACTTAGCTGTTCTCGGGCGTGTAGAGTGGGGACAAAGGGGCAGCACTGATGTCTTTCTTGGTGACTCATTTGATGATTACTCCATTGTTTGAAGAGCTGGATGTTATGTAATCAACATTTTATCCCCTCCCCCTCTTAACAATCTGggattttccatcattttgtcaACCTTCCTGGAGGCATGTTGATTTTTCCACTAGATTACTAGAATTTTTTGGGCACGTCCCAGGGCAGCCCAAACTCTCCACTCCCTAGAACTTCAGATTCACCCTTGGTGGCAGGGCCTGTGGAACAGCTGCCGTGAACCCTTCGGTGCTTTCAGAGCAGAGCTGAACTCCAAGCTGTTTCCTGATGGCATCACTCAAAGCAAACTGGAGGGAAAGTGCTGGCTCTTCTTTCTTGCAATGTACTTTCCATTCATTTTGACATTCAGAGGCAATATATCGGCTCCTTTTACAGAGATCACTAATGGTCATCTTTTCCCTTCTGTATTTCCATCTTATTCAGCCAGTAACTCATACGTATGtccagggaattttttttttttttttttttaaaaaggccagaGCTAAGGGATTACTGGTTGAGGAACTTCTACAGTAGCCTTGCCTGGAACTCAGCCATTGTTATAAGTCAGTTTCATATGATACACTCAAGATCCATGGTGAGGAAGAGGGCTTCTGGAAATTACTACGGTAAAGTGTCTCACTGCCTAAAGATCATAGGTTGGCTAGTAGGAATTCTCAggtcatttctttgtcttcctatTTGCTTTTTATGGGAATTTGTGCCTGAGGTGAATCCAGAGGATTTTTAACCTGAGCCATATTTATGTATCTTTGCTCTGAACGTGGTCTGTGAATACAAGAGGGATTGGATGTGGAGATAAAAATACAGATGGATATAGCCAGGGATGACATGTTGGTGGATGTGCAGATTTTGATTCCTCACTCTTCCTCACCACCTAATAGGAATCAGGCTTTGTAGATATTACCTCCTATATGCACTTCAACTTTGTCCACTTATATGACCTGTATCACCATCTCCCTAGTCAAAGCCACCGTCATCTTTCGTCACAAGTAATGCAAGAACTTTTTGCCAAATCTTCCCACATCTATTCATGGTTACCTCCTCACCCACTCTATACAGAATAGCTAAGGTGATCTACTCTTTTCCCCcccatttttttattgtagtaaaatatacataacataaaattcaccaccttaaccatttttaagtgtacaggtcAGTGGAGTTATATACATTGATagtgttgtgcaatcatcaccaatatccacctccagaactcttTCCATCTTGTAAAATTGAAACTTGGTTCCCATTAAACAACAGCTCCccattccctttctccctccaggCTCTGGCAGCTACtattctaccttctgtctctatgaatttgattattctgAGTACCtcatataatttgtctttttgtgattggcttatctCAGCATAATGTGAAAGTTCATCCGTGTCATAGTTCAGGTCAGAAtgtccttcttttttaaggctgaataacatggcattgtgtgtatatactacactttgcttatccatttatctactggTACACATTTGGGCTGCCTCTACAttttagctactgtgaataatgctgctgtgaacataagCATATGGATCTCTCTTTAAGACCCCACTTCAACTCTTTCAGATATatagagaactcctaaaactcaacaagaaaaacCCAACAACTCTATTAAAAATGAGCACAATcccttgaatagacatttctgcaaagaagatacaaaaatggCTTtccaataagcacatggaaagatgttaaacgtcattagtcattagggaaatgcaaatcaaaactgcagcATGGTACCACTTCATGTCCACTAGGATGCCTGAACAGATTCCATGCTTGTCTTTCCCCCTCCTCTTAATCAACTGTCCTCCTGGTTTTTCTGCTCCAACTGCATAAATCTTTTTGATACTAAGATGGACCAAGTTTCCCCTCCTACTCCCCTCTTCATAACCTTCATATGTGCTCTTCCCCTTGTCTAGGACCATGAGGATGGTCATTAGGATCACCTGGATTGTGCGTTAAAGCATAGATTTCTggagtcccccaccccacccagaggTTCTGATTCAAGAGGTCAGGAGAGggtctgagaatttgcatttctagcaatttCCAGGTGATGATTGATGCAGCTGCtctggggaccacacttggagaactactggagtattttttttttcttgtttaaactAGTATGTGTGTTTTGGATCTCAGGTCAGGCATCTGTTCTCCTGAGGAAGGCCTTTTCTGATTCCCCCAGACTTGCAGGAATAACTGTTCCATGTTAACAtctcctcttctgcttctcctACGAAGCCCTTATTGAGATTTTGAATGTTTAATTGTGCAGCTAGTTTTGTAGTGATTGATCCCCTGCCAGAATGTCCTCACGTCCAGCTCCATGAGGGCAGTGATCATTGCTGTCTTGCTCACTGCTTGCTTCTCTAATTCCTtgcacacagcaagtgctcaatattgatttgttgagtgaatgaatgttgTTATTTCCTTTTCGTGGAAGTAGGTAGCAACATTAATACTCTCACTGAATGTGAAGGATGAGTAAGGACTATGGGTGAATTAGTAAAGCTACGCAAAAagaatgagcttttttttttttttttttttttttgtcgagGATGCAGAACATTCTAGGCAagagtcaggttttttttttttttttttttttttttttttttttaaggggccTACCATGCTGTGGAAAGCCCCCCAAATTTTACCTGCCCTAGTGAGGACGTGTAGTACAGTTATTTCTCAGCTTGCCTTCTTCAGGCCATTCATGCCCTATCATATTTTATGGGTGGTTAACTGcctattagtttttaaaattaagatacaatTAGCATATAtcagtttcatgtgtacaacataatgatttgctgTTTGTATCTATTGCTTAATGATGGCCGCAGTGAGATGAGCTAAGCTTCATCGCctgtgttgtttttattattcatacGGCATTTCTTTTCCTTACAGATATGGAATGTGCTGATGTACCACTATTAACTCCAAGCAGCAAAGAAATGATGTCTCAGGCATTGAAAGCTACTTTCAGTGGTTTCTCTAAAGAACAGCAACGACTGGGAATTCCAAAAGGTGTGTTTTGTTGATGGGAAAAGAGAGGGATGGGATCAGACTTTTGGGTGAGGTTGGTTTTCTCAGCTGTAGTGTGAGGTAGACATTATGACTAAGCACACGTCGGACAGCACCTGCCGCTGCCTGCAGACGTCTGCTCCAGCCATCGTAGGCACATGCCAGTGCTTCCCCATCTCCCAGGTTTTGCCACTGTCATCTTGGTCTTAGGACAGTGGTTCCTAAACTTGTTTGCACATGAGATTCACGATATTCAAAAAATTCCACAGCCCGGACCATGTCCCAGACCCAAGAAGTTGCAATCCTTGGTAATTCCAAAGCACAGTCAATCTTGGAAAACACAGTCTTAGAGTCATTTTGGGCCATCATTGGATGAACCCAGTGAGCTAGATTCCTTGGAATTTAACTgattgctcttttcttttccatgtgcTTTGGCGAAATGTGTTTATGCTTGGGTGTTCTCATCTGAAAGGGTTTATTCAGGAATGTAAGGGGACTGGAGTTGTCGGAAAGGACAAATGACTGGAGAACACTTAAGCCTCCAGCAAGCAACAGTTCCCGAACAATTGAGCAGAGAGAACACTTTTCTGTTGAGTAAGAGTAATGCCCTCCACAGCTCCTAGCCCAGTCAGACCCACATCTTAGTCAGTCTGTGGATATACCTCCAAACCTTTTCTCACGTATATACTACGTCACTACAGACCTTGGCTGACAGCAGTGCCCAACATCCTATTAGGATCACAAAGCGGAAGAAAGTGAATTCTGACCCCTGGGTTTTCCCAGCATCTCATGAAGTCATCTGCTGGATGGAAGTGGGGGGGACCTGGACAGCAGGCGCGATGTGAGCACCACAGCCTGCCTGCCATCCTCCGAGCTCTCTAAGGACCACACTGGCGTAGTCATGTTCAACCTCAGGCCCCGCAGGAAGAGGATATGTTATCTGGTCCCTGATGTGCCCCATTCTTGCAGGGTGTCTGGTATAATGGATACAGGCACCTGATAATGTTATCATGACTAAGTACCACTTGAATGACTTATTATTACTAGTTGCTATGGTTATTACTAGCCACAGTCCGCTAAGATAAAAATGATTAATGCTAACATCTCAGGTCAGTTATGACAGTTAAGGGCAGGGGTAGGTAAGTGCAATCTCCAGAACACATTTGactttgttattattgttgtgaAAGGAGTCATTTTGTTCCTTGGtcctggacttaaaaaaaaaaaaaaaaaaaagagcctcatGAAAATAAGGCAGTGAGAGAGGAGATTCATGAACTTATGTCTGAATAGAGGGTGGAGACTTACTCATGTATTACGTTTTGGCTGATGGTAGTGATCCTCCTAGCTGGCAGGATAGAGAAGGTGGAGATGCTGAGTGTGGGGAGGAGTGTTATGGAAGGTGCCCCGCGACGTGCCTCTAGGGCTGGTGCTTCCTAAATCTGTAAATCAGAAAAAGATCCTCAGCGAGTGCAGATCCTTGAATGTCCTCCCTGATGCTGGGGCAAGAGATAAAAGCTGACCTGCTGGATTGTCTTTTGATCCCTTTCCTCAGACCCCCGGCAGTGGACAGAAACCCATGTTCGGGACTGGGTGATGTGGGCTGTGAATGAGTTCAGCCTGAAAGGTGTGGACTTCCAGAAGTTCTGTATGAATGGAGCAGCCCTCTGCGCACTAGGGAAAGACTGCTTTCTCGAGCTGGCCCCAGACTTCGTTGGGGACATCTTGTGGGAACATCTCGAGATCCTGCAGAAAGGTAATGGTGTGGGGACAGAGCGAGGTGGAAGCTGCGTGGGGTTGCTGCGGCAGTAGGTAGGGGAACATGCCCCTGGTGGGATGTCGATGCCATTACCTGTGGGTGTCTTCTCACAGCGTATAGGGTCTGCCGAGACACGTCAGGCTGGCATGTgccaggtgctcaataaatgtcagtttctttttctttttacgtATTGGAGGTTCAGATTTTAATATTTCGCAAGATTGCGCTCCCAAAGCTTCTTGATATGCAAAATTCTGATCCCAGTCCTTACTTTAGACTCCTATGCTCTTCGAGCAGTGTCAGACggggttttttttggtggttgtttttgttttcctggccACCTTAAAACACATTCCCTTGATCCATGGCAGTGTGACACCTGTCCACATCCACCAGAAAGCTTAGCTTCTCAGAGCTAATTACTGAGACTGGCTTCTCTGCCCCCTACCTGGGGTGGAATTGCAGTCGTGTGGGCTACCTTTTTCATCTGGAGCAGCAGCTGGGGTTATATCAGGATACCGTGTTGCAACCTTGTAATGACATGGCCTCCCCTACCAGCCTCTTCCAACCTTTTTGGACCAAGTGACTCATGTACCACAGTCCTGGCTGAGTATAGAAACAGCAGCAGGCGGCAAACTTGGGTGTTTTTGcacttatttttctgaatttcttcttaaaataaattgcaGTTACCAGCAGTCAGCGGTGCCCTCCAGCTGACTGTAAGCCTAGAAGCCCGTTGCCCTCCCTGACCCAGGCCCACCCTTTCCCTGTGGTCACCCGCTCCAACCCTTGGCGCAGacgctgggggcagggagcaaaGCTCAGGATTAGCACTTTTAGTCCATATAATACCTTCCTTTGTTTCAGGGTATTTTCCACCCCGCAATGCTCAGGAGAGCCCCAAATTAGATTCCTCTGGGCCCAGGAGTgttatctttcttccttctcttcagcttctgctggaaaataaataaataaacacagtcaAGAACTAGGTGAATCTTGCTGCGGCTGCCACCGCTGAGGCCGGCGGGGGAACAGGCTTCCTGAAGCTTGGTGTCCGCGTAACTGCACACACGCCCACTCCTGTGTGTTGACATGAGTGACCTGTTTATAGAGGGAAAAGATAGGGCAGGCTCAGAACCCATCCGATGTAACCGTTGGCGTATAAACACAACAGTGGATCCTACCAGACCGTGTAACCCAAATATATTCTCCTAATACGCTGTTGGCCTCTACTTAGCTCCATGGAGCGACCAGGTGCGCTGGAGGGGCTGTGATCACAGTTGCCATTAATAAGTCTGTGGCAGCTCCTGGTTTCCAGAGTGCCTGAAGATGCGTTTTCTCTTTGGATTCTCAAAGCAGTCCTTGTGAGATAAGAGGGGCATGTACTcttggtgtcctcatctgtaaaacgaggGCAGATTAGGTGGTTTCCTCAAGATCACTCATTTCCTTAAACTTGGGTCTCTTCGATTTAACTTCCTGCCCTGAGTTCTTTGTGTAATAATATGGACTCGTGGGGGAGCGTCTGGGCCCCTGAGACAGGTGTGGCCTACCTTCCTGCAGAGGAACAGTTTGAGAGAATGCAGGCAGATCAGGAAATCATTGAGAATGTTGGGGAACCAAAATCCCATCATCCCACCCATTTTCATCTGGGAGAGGCAGTATGAACCCTCTCTGCTTAGATCCTTGAAGAGCCACAGCAAGAAGTTTGCATGGCGGCTCCTGCTTTTGTTCTGTAATCAAACTAGAGCAACGGGGCCCCAGAACATagctgtgtggggtggggtggagggccaAAGGTACAGGGATGTTTCAATCTGATAAGCTGCTAAAGCAAAGCTTAATCATTTTATCTCAACTGGGAACTGTTTTTCTGTGCAGGCATAAACTTGTTTTCCCAGCAATCTCTGCTCCCAATGAGCTATCAGATACccgagggaaaaaaaaaaaaaaaacccaagccaaCACTCCCTCTTTATGTCTGATTTGCAGTGAAATAGAATCAGACCACTCCATACAATGGTCAAGGTCACACCCATTGGGCTCCAGGGTGATGAGAGGATCCTCGAGCTCACCTTAATTCGGCGGAGGGCCTGTCTGTGCTCCATTCCTTTCTCATTCCAAGGGGAGGTGGCACCTGGTTGCCAACAGCAGTTGGTGATACTGTCCTCTGTCTCTGCGTGAGCCCAGCCATATCCACCAACTTGTCACCTTCCCAGTATTCCTGTTCTTCTCTGGGCCTACCCCTTGAAATCTGGGggtgatggaaaaaaaaacaacccaaaaactAGACAGCTTTTGGAAGAAGTGGAGGCTATAAAATCTACCTACCTAAAGATTgtaatatatttctgaaaaaattttGGAACCGATCAGTTTGAGCGTTGGGGACCGATTTGGGGTAGCTTCCCCAGATGTCTTGAAGCCTCTGATGGTAATGTGTTACATGCGTGCATCAGAATGAGGGTGGGATGCCTTCCCAACCCTTAGAGATTACTCACTGGTGCTGCTTCCAAGATATTAAATCCCATTTTGCAGCTACTGAAATAATAGACTTAGCCATACTTTTGTGATCTCATCTCTAGACAAGGCCCCAGTCAGGGTAGACTCAGACACCAGCTCAGTTAATGAAAATGCCGATTTCTTAGAGGGACTGAGATCACTGCGGCCCTTGTGTCCAAGGTCCTCGTAGGCCAAACGTTACTTGCATGTTGACCTTTTCGTTTGGTTCCCTGCCCCGTCTGTTACAGAGGATGTGAAACCGTATCAAGTGAATGGAGTCAACCCTACCTATCCAGAATCCCGCTATACCTCGGATTACTTCATTAGTAAGTTCCTCTTCCACTCTTCTCTCGTTTGGCTTGCTATGGTGGGAACCTAGGAGAGGGAGGATTCCTGACCCAGATGCTCTCAGGCTGTTTCGTGGTGATTCTCCGGAAAATAATATTGGCTTAAATGTAGCCTCTTTGTCACTTATTTTGTTATCTCCACGAGGCACGAGGCTTCAACCTAGCTACATGTTGATATGTTTATTAACTACACACCAGGATCTCTCCTGATACCTTCAGCAGGAAAACCATGTGGGGGGCCCATGACTTGACCCCTGAACTTTGATCTTACTTGATGCTGTGTGCCCTGGTGGCCATCAGAGGTTTGGGTTAGGGATTTGGTTGTGGCTCTTGTTCTTTCCCTTTTACTAGTAGCTATGACAACATTGCCTCCGATCATTCCTCGAGACTGTGCCATGTAGCTTCAGATTCCATTACAGAAAACAAAGCCTTCTCCCTTCTAATAGATGATACGTAACTATACTGGAGAGGTGGCCAGAAGAGCATTAGGGTAGGGCTGTTCTTATCCAGTGGCCTTGCTTTCAAACGGAGTCTTGAGcaggtttgttttcattttacccttttactttattatgatttttattctaataacACCAATGATATTAAGTACTGAGATGCCAAGAGTTTATCATGTGCCAGAGGTATCGGTAGGCCTTTTACACATATGCCCTCATTTGCTCTTCATCACAACGCTCTGAGGGAGATTGCAATCATCCCTATTTTAGAGATGTGTAAATTAAGCCAGAAAAGGGAAGTTATCTTGTCAAGGAAGTATCTTGTTAAGTAGTGGAGCAAGGTTAAACACCCAGGCCCTTCTCACTGAAAATATGTTCCTTTCATTCTCTAAGGCAGAGTTTGTTTTCATCTTGTGGGGCTGTTGTGAATGGTGAAGACCCGCCTATTTATTTTGGGTACAAATTGGCCCTCTCTCCAACGGCACATGTTCTGTTTCCAGGTTATGGTATCGAGCATGCTCAGTGCGTTCCTCCCTCGGAGTTCTCAGAGCCTAGCTTCATCACAGAGTCCTACCAGACACTCCATCCCATCAGCTCGGAGGAACTCCTCTCCCTCAAGTATGAGAACGACTACCCCTCGGTCATTCTCCGGGACCCTCTGCAGACAGACACCTTGCAGACTGACTACTTTGCCATCAAACAAGAAGTTGTAACCCCAGACAACATGTGCATGGGGAGGACCAGTCGTGGTAGGTCAGATTTCTTCTCTAGGAGCTCTTGGGTTTCCAAGAATTACCTGTGAGTTTTTCAGGCcccatcttttttcctttgccacGGGCCCTGAGTTTCAGCCTTTCCATTAGAATGTCTAGATTCTAAGAGCTTTCCAACATGGAAGTTTAGCCAAGTCTACCGTGATGGCAAAGACCATGTGTCCATGGTGGACTTGGAACTATTTGggtaaaacattttattaaatggtAAGTCTAGTTGAAGatggttgtttttttaaggtaTGATTTATCTTCTTTGAGAGCATTTTGCTTGGGGAAGACACAAATGGTTCAGGTGACCCTCCTCGAAAGCCCTTAGCTTCCCATGCATCCTAGTGATCCTCCCAGAGTAATCCCACGGCAGACTGCAGACCCCGGCTTGGTATCTGGGTGACCTCTGCTTCCCAGCCTGGGCTCTCTAGCCTCCTGTGACTTCTTTGGTTTGGGAAGATACAAGATGGTTAACCAACGGTTTATTTGGAACCGGTCATCAGCAGTGTGGTGAAAGTGTGTATTTAGCTGGAGGACCAGGGAAAGAGGTGGCCAGAGGCTTCCAAAAGAAGGTACTCTTGTTGACATGACTATTATGACAATGGTAAAATATTCACTGACAGTGAAGTAAGCGTTTCAAAATAGAACTGACTGACtttataaagcaaagaaaaaaaaacaaaaaccaaaagggTAGGTACACCCAAATTTAAGATCAGGACATGAACGCTCAGAGGCGCAGCCCGCCTGAACAGATGTCCAGATTGTTTTGTGTCTGAGAAAAGTGCAGTCCTCTGTAAGGAGGGATTCGTTCATCGAGGAAGAACTAGCCGATTTCTAgagagttgaaataaaaaaaaaaaagacttttccagTGGATCTAGGGGAAAAAGCTATGAACAGGAAGAGGAACAGGGGAAGCTCATGTGAGCAGCGCTGAGGCGTTTGGTCACAGAAGGCAGGCTTGGCCGGCCCCGTAGTGGTTTCTGCTCAGCGCTGACCCTGCTGCCTCTTCTGAGTCTCTCAGGAGGGAGCCCAAAGACATCTTTACTTTGAAGAATCACTGTACAGGCACTGGGGGGCCATACACATTGTCGTCTTCTTCGAGTGTCAGCCTCACGCTTCCTCCCAGCAGGCCCTaggatgagcagagggaaagtCCCTAGCAAAATCTGAACCTGCAATCTTCCTTCTCAGGGCCCCAGGGTGTTTGTGTTCAGACCGAAGGGGATGGGTGGGACCAGTTTTGCCTTCCCCtttctgacttttttatttttggatacaagtctatttaaatatatacacacatgtatgtgtatctttttttttttttctctcgggCAGGTCAAAGCAACAAAATGACTTTCTTTCTCTTGGGGCTTTCTGTACATCTAGGTGATGAGGCCGGGTCTGAGGGCTGGGCTCATCCGCGGCGTTACTTGGGTAGCTCTGCTGTCTCCTTGTTTTTAAGTCGCGTCTGGCTTGGCTTTCGTGGGATTGTCCCTCCTCCGGCCCCTTCTGTTGGTTCTGGGTTTTGGTCCTGACCATCCTTCCAACCCCACGTCTGTGACTGTGGACCAGGCAGTGACCCGCTCCAAGGGGCACGAGGTGTTTCTTTCTGACCTCGCGGCCCGTCCCTTGCAACAACCTGGCCATGTGCACTGGAGAGGAAGACCTCGTTGTTCACGGCTGCTTTGGCACGTGAGGAGTCCTGCA
This window of the Canis lupus dingo isolate Sandy chromosome 5, ASM325472v2, whole genome shotgun sequence genome carries:
- the ETS1 gene encoding protein C-ets-1 isoform X7, whose translation is MKAAVDLKPTLTIIKTEKVDLELFPSPDMECADVPLLTPSSKEMMSQALKATFSGFSKEQQRLGIPKDPRQWTETHVRDWVMWAVNEFSLKGVDFQKFCMNGAALCALGKDCFLELAPDFVGDILWEHLEILQKEDVKPYQVNGVNPTYPESRYTSDYFISYGIEHAQCVPPSEFSEPSFITESYQTLHPISSEELLSLKYENDYPSVILRDPLQTDTLQTDYFAIKQEVVTPDNMCMGRTSRGSGPIQLWQFLLELLTDKSCQSFISWTGDGWEFKLSDPDEVARRWGKRKNKPKMNYEKLSRGLRYYYDKNIIHKTAGKRYVYRFVCDLQSLLGYTPEELHAMLDVKPDADE